A region from the Sphingomonas brevis genome encodes:
- a CDS encoding ABC transporter permease: MWRNYWTVAVRALAKSKTYSIINIAGLAIGMAACIMILLYIRYEQSYDEWLPDVENTYQLQTWGPNPSDGEPFFFQMASYTTKDRIKKDFPQVQSAAYIQDNGPVFIKDGQATSTEDFMFTDDDFLKVVSLPLLTGTTLTQPQTAVITQSEAIKRYGTDRVLGQTLTVISRGLKRDFKINGVIKDLPKNSSLKINAIMRLDYQAFNVANPQFLTCWGCQSGWVYLKVKPGTDIKLMQGQMGAWEKRNIPDEPVGDIRYNAGDDQEWHFINLKDIHLGKAQDSGMTPGNDRRTITTFGIIAMLILAMAVVNFTNLATARAGQRAREVALRKVLGANRKQLIVQFVGESLLISAASMLLALALAELLVHPFAAFLDADIRLNYLGRDGILLPAIGLTLMVGIVSGLYPAFFLSRFQPAQVLKANRSAAETPGSGYLRTALVVLQFAVSIGLIICTAVIYGQTVYARSADPGYKRDHILQVEEMARAQLWPLAEGIVDRTKRIPGVVAAGLTDIGINTNNNNNNFIIPPGSKKQILIGQYNVGEGFMDAMGLKLIAGRWFDANREIDDATTPYPPDPAIEQAIHDRGMNVVLNQYAVRKLGFKSPQDAIGKVVKGDMVGNDLGLMDVTIIGVVGDSRFRTVRTPIDPIIFRKVRTGPSWMMVRYNGDPNAVKDAIEREWKQVTNDVPFNAKFSEDVMGEAYEQEDARAQMFAAFSILAVIIGCLGLFGLAAFTAERRTKEIGIRKVLGARTRDIVRLLVWQFSRPVIVANVIAWPVAWWLMRDWLNKFDDRIALGPTPFVTAAVIALTIAIVTVVGHAFKVARANPIHALRYE, encoded by the coding sequence ATGTGGCGCAATTACTGGACGGTGGCGGTGAGGGCCCTTGCCAAGAGCAAGACCTATTCGATCATCAACATCGCCGGCTTGGCGATCGGCATGGCCGCCTGCATCATGATCCTGCTCTATATCCGGTACGAGCAAAGCTACGACGAGTGGCTGCCGGACGTCGAAAATACCTACCAGCTGCAGACATGGGGGCCGAACCCGTCCGACGGTGAGCCGTTCTTTTTCCAGATGGCGTCCTATACGACCAAGGATCGCATCAAGAAGGATTTTCCCCAGGTCCAGTCGGCCGCCTACATCCAGGACAATGGGCCGGTCTTCATCAAGGATGGCCAGGCGACCTCGACCGAAGATTTCATGTTCACGGACGACGATTTCCTGAAGGTCGTCAGCCTGCCGCTGTTGACCGGGACGACCTTGACCCAGCCACAGACGGCCGTGATCACGCAATCGGAAGCGATCAAGCGTTACGGCACCGACCGGGTCCTTGGCCAAACGCTTACCGTGATCTCTCGCGGTCTCAAGCGAGACTTCAAGATCAACGGCGTAATCAAGGACTTGCCGAAGAATTCGAGCCTTAAGATCAATGCGATCATGCGGCTCGACTATCAGGCATTCAACGTCGCAAATCCGCAGTTCCTGACCTGCTGGGGGTGCCAGTCGGGATGGGTCTATCTGAAGGTGAAGCCCGGCACCGACATCAAGCTGATGCAAGGCCAGATGGGGGCTTGGGAGAAGCGGAACATCCCGGACGAGCCGGTCGGCGACATTCGCTACAACGCCGGCGACGACCAGGAATGGCATTTCATCAATCTGAAGGACATCCATCTCGGCAAGGCCCAGGATTCCGGTATGACTCCGGGCAACGACCGGCGCACCATCACCACCTTCGGCATTATCGCGATGCTCATCCTGGCGATGGCCGTGGTGAACTTCACCAACCTGGCGACCGCACGCGCCGGCCAGCGGGCGCGGGAGGTTGCACTGCGGAAGGTGCTTGGCGCTAATCGCAAGCAGCTCATCGTCCAGTTCGTTGGCGAATCCCTCCTGATTTCAGCTGCATCGATGCTGCTGGCTTTAGCGCTGGCCGAATTGTTGGTGCACCCGTTCGCCGCGTTCCTCGATGCCGACATAAGGCTGAATTATCTTGGCCGGGACGGCATCCTTCTTCCAGCGATCGGGCTGACCTTGATGGTCGGCATTGTCAGCGGCCTGTATCCGGCCTTCTTCCTGTCGCGGTTCCAGCCTGCACAGGTGTTGAAGGCCAATCGCTCGGCCGCCGAAACGCCTGGCTCGGGCTACCTCCGGACCGCGCTGGTCGTGCTCCAGTTCGCAGTCTCGATCGGCCTCATCATCTGCACGGCGGTGATCTACGGGCAGACGGTATATGCGCGATCGGCCGACCCCGGGTACAAGCGCGACCATATTCTCCAGGTCGAAGAAATGGCTCGCGCCCAGCTGTGGCCGCTGGCCGAAGGCATCGTCGATCGCACCAAGCGCATTCCGGGCGTGGTCGCAGCCGGGCTGACCGACATCGGCATCAACACCAACAACAACAATAATAATTTCATCATCCCGCCGGGCAGCAAGAAGCAGATATTGATCGGCCAGTATAATGTCGGCGAAGGCTTCATGGACGCGATGGGCCTGAAGCTGATCGCCGGCCGCTGGTTCGACGCCAATCGCGAGATCGACGATGCCACCACACCCTATCCACCGGACCCGGCGATCGAGCAGGCAATTCACGACCGCGGCATGAATGTCGTGCTCAACCAATATGCGGTTCGCAAGCTCGGCTTCAAATCGCCGCAGGATGCGATCGGCAAGGTCGTGAAGGGTGACATGGTCGGCAACGACCTGGGCCTGATGGACGTCACTATTATCGGCGTTGTCGGCGATTCCCGGTTCCGCACCGTCCGCACGCCGATCGACCCCATCATATTCCGTAAGGTCCGGACCGGGCCCAGCTGGATGATGGTCCGCTACAACGGCGATCCGAACGCCGTGAAGGACGCGATCGAGCGCGAATGGAAGCAGGTCACCAACGATGTGCCGTTCAACGCCAAGTTCAGCGAAGACGTGATGGGTGAGGCCTATGAACAGGAGGACGCCCGGGCGCAGATGTTCGCGGCCTTCTCCATCCTCGCGGTCATCATCGGCTGTCTCGGCCTGTTCGGCCTGGCCGCGTTCACCGCCGAGCGGCGGACCAAGGAAATCGGCATCCGCAAGGTGCTAGGTGCCCGGACCCGAGATATCGTCCGGCTGCTGGTGTGGCAGTTCAGCCGGCCGGTGATCGTTGCCAATGTCATCGCCTGGCCGGTTGCCTGGTGGCTGATGCGGGACTGGCTCAATAAATTCGACGATCGCATTGCGCTCGGCCCGACCCCGTTCGTCACCGCTGCCGTGATTGCGCTGACGATCGCCATCGTCACGGTGGTTGGCCACGCTTTCAAGGTGGCCAGGGCCAATCCGATCCACGCGCTGAGGTACGAATAG
- a CDS encoding PopZ family protein, with translation MAGAREPSMEDILASIKRVIAEEKEIRGVTVGSLADEEREDEDVLELDPSMEAPVAAIDLGPPLMETEAADESRQRLETLANVAAAAPPPPQYNPLEEMIRDMLRPILKQWLDEHLPAIVDEHVKREIHRITGRPV, from the coding sequence ATGGCTGGTGCTCGTGAGCCCTCGATGGAAGATATACTCGCGTCGATCAAACGTGTGATCGCCGAAGAGAAGGAGATTCGCGGGGTGACGGTCGGGTCCCTTGCCGACGAGGAGCGCGAGGATGAGGACGTTCTGGAGCTCGATCCCAGCATGGAGGCTCCCGTCGCCGCGATCGATCTCGGCCCGCCGCTGATGGAAACGGAGGCCGCCGACGAAAGCCGACAAAGGCTTGAAACGCTGGCGAACGTGGCTGCCGCCGCTCCGCCGCCGCCGCAATATAACCCGCTTGAGGAGATGATCCGCGACATGCTTCGCCCGATCCTCAAGCAGTGGCTCGACGAGCATTTGCCGGCGATTGTCGACGAGCATGTGAAGCGCGAGATCCACCGCATCACGGGGCGGCCGGTCTAA
- a CDS encoding TolC family outer membrane protein codes for MTRHLAIASLLVAFAATAASADTLREALVSTYQANPTLTGQREALKATDAGVAIARSAGRPNVTGTVGVTRDLTRSGRFDTGLSKGPFVVAGVDVNMPLYQGGTVKNDIKAAKSRVEAGRATLRAVEGDIFTEAVSAYMEVIRTRATTELNVNNVKVLETNLQATQDRFEIGDVTRTDVAQSEARLSLARTRLVLTQGNQVTAEENYRRVIGKAPGQLQPPPPLPPLPRSPDEAVRIALVNNPDLLASNHQVDASGYDVKSIRGTRLPTVSAIASGDFASTTDGDTAGIDRSGTATSIGVQGRIPLYQGGLPGARIRQAQAREGQALEFRIASERQVVANTRSAYADYQAAVDGIKSSEVAVKANELALEGVRAENSVGTRTILDVLDAEQELLNSQVVLVTARRDAYVAGFQLLNAMGQAEADDLGLDGGPLYDPLGNYRRVAGDWNDWSNDPRHNTVATSTVTPQEQPQGVTPAAQ; via the coding sequence GTGACCCGTCATCTCGCCATTGCATCGCTACTTGTCGCCTTCGCCGCGACCGCCGCGTCGGCCGACACACTGCGCGAAGCGCTGGTGTCGACCTATCAGGCCAACCCGACGCTCACCGGGCAGCGGGAGGCGCTGAAGGCGACCGATGCCGGTGTGGCGATCGCCCGGTCGGCCGGCAGGCCAAATGTTACCGGCACCGTCGGCGTAACGCGCGACCTGACCCGCAGCGGACGGTTCGACACCGGCCTTAGCAAGGGCCCGTTCGTCGTTGCCGGCGTCGACGTCAACATGCCGCTGTACCAGGGCGGAACCGTCAAGAATGACATCAAGGCCGCCAAGAGCCGCGTCGAGGCCGGCCGCGCCACGTTGAGGGCTGTCGAGGGCGACATCTTCACCGAGGCCGTATCGGCCTACATGGAGGTGATCCGCACCCGCGCGACGACCGAGCTCAACGTCAACAACGTCAAAGTGCTGGAAACTAACCTCCAGGCAACGCAGGACCGGTTCGAGATCGGTGACGTTACTCGCACCGACGTTGCCCAGTCCGAAGCGCGCCTGTCACTGGCCCGGACGCGCCTGGTCCTGACCCAGGGCAACCAGGTAACGGCCGAGGAAAATTATCGGCGCGTGATCGGCAAGGCCCCCGGCCAGTTGCAGCCGCCGCCGCCGCTTCCGCCGCTGCCCCGATCGCCGGACGAGGCAGTGCGAATCGCGCTGGTCAACAACCCCGACTTGCTCGCTTCAAATCATCAAGTGGATGCTTCGGGCTATGATGTGAAGTCGATCCGCGGCACCAGGCTGCCGACCGTTTCGGCGATCGCTTCGGGCGACTTTGCCAGCACCACCGACGGCGACACCGCCGGCATCGACCGGTCGGGAACGGCCACCAGCATCGGTGTCCAGGGCCGGATTCCCCTCTACCAGGGCGGATTGCCCGGAGCGCGTATTCGCCAGGCCCAGGCGCGGGAAGGCCAGGCGCTGGAGTTCCGCATTGCCTCCGAGCGGCAGGTCGTCGCCAACACCCGTTCGGCATATGCCGACTACCAGGCGGCGGTCGACGGGATCAAATCGAGCGAAGTCGCGGTCAAGGCAAACGAGTTGGCGCTTGAAGGCGTGCGCGCCGAAAATAGCGTCGGCACGCGGACGATCCTGGACGTGCTCGATGCCGAGCAGGAATTGCTCAATAGCCAGGTAGTGCTGGTTACGGCCCGCCGCGACGCCTATGTCGCTGGCTTCCAACTGCTCAACGCGATGGGACAGGCCGAAGCCGACGACCTCGGCCTTGATGGCGGCCCGCTTTACGACCCGCTTGGCAACTATCGCCGTGTTGCCGGTGACTGGAACGACTGGTCGAACGATCCACGGCACAATACGGTCGCGACAAGCACCGTCACGCCGCAGGAGCAGCCTCAGGGCGTGACTCCCGCTGCCCAATAG
- a CDS encoding ABC transporter permease — translation MWRNYWTVAVRALAKSKTYSIINIAGLAIGMAACIMILLYIRYEQSYDNWLPDAENTYQLQAWYPNPSSGIPILSQMSAYVTKDRIKKDFPQVERVGYLLDTAPVILKDGQATLAENYGLADDDILQVIKLPMLAGSSLPAAGTAVLSQSEAIKQFGTDKVVGRTLTTVSKGVTQDSKITGVFKDIPKNSHMKLNAILRTDFNSYWSDSPSFLTQWGWQSGWVYMTLRPGSDPKVLDAAIPAWEKRNIPDETNEGIRTNQGDDQDWHFVNVRDIHLGKAQNGAMTPGNDQRTVTTFAIIALLILGMAIVNFTNLATARASQRAREVALRKVLGANRKQLVLQFVGEAMLISAVSMLVGLALVELLVRPFAAFLDADLEFSYFGAGGILLPAIGITLLVGFASGLYPAFFLSRFQPAHVLKANRSAAETPGSGRLRTALVVAQFAVSIGLIVCTAVVYAQTVYARSADPGYKRDHILQVDNINRRQLASRGEMIVDQMKSVPGVVAVGRTGIGVSTGNNINTGVVPPGATETVDIGSYEVDEGFFDAMGLSLKAGRWFDPNRPADDQTVPFPSDPAAEKLVAARGVNVVLNELAVKRLGFKSTRDAIGKTFRAEIFSDGVPATDLSVIGVVGDTQFRSVRDPVQPIMFGNVNSGPGWMIIRYNGDPQSVRAAVEQKWKQIASEVPFDAKFSEDIVSNLYEAEDARAQIFAAFSLLAVFIGCLGLFGLAAFTAERRTKEIGIRKVLGARTRDIVRLLVWQFSRPVIVANLIAWPVAWWVMRDWLNGFDQRITLGPTPFITAALIALTIAIVTVVGHAFKVARANPIHALRYE, via the coding sequence ATGTGGCGCAATTACTGGACGGTCGCGGTGAGGGCCCTTGCCAAGAGCAAGACCTATTCGATCATCAACATCGCGGGCCTCGCCATCGGCATGGCCGCCTGCATCATGATCCTGCTCTATATTCGTTACGAGCAAAGTTACGACAATTGGTTGCCTGACGCTGAAAACACCTACCAACTCCAGGCTTGGTATCCCAATCCGAGTAGCGGCATTCCAATCTTGAGCCAGATGTCGGCCTACGTCACCAAGGACCGCATCAAGAAGGATTTTCCGCAGGTCGAAAGGGTCGGCTATCTGCTCGACACGGCCCCCGTCATTCTCAAGGACGGGCAGGCGACTTTGGCCGAAAATTACGGCCTCGCCGATGATGACATATTGCAGGTAATCAAGCTGCCGATGCTAGCCGGATCGAGCTTGCCGGCGGCCGGCACCGCGGTCCTTTCACAGTCCGAGGCCATCAAGCAATTCGGAACGGATAAGGTCGTCGGCCGAACTCTGACTACGGTTTCGAAAGGGGTCACGCAGGATTCCAAGATCACGGGCGTCTTCAAGGATATTCCCAAGAATTCGCACATGAAGCTGAATGCGATCCTTCGCACGGACTTCAATAGCTATTGGTCGGATTCGCCGTCCTTCCTGACCCAGTGGGGCTGGCAGTCGGGTTGGGTCTACATGACGCTTCGCCCGGGAAGCGATCCCAAGGTCCTCGACGCCGCCATACCCGCCTGGGAAAAGCGCAACATCCCCGATGAAACCAACGAGGGCATTCGCACCAACCAGGGCGACGACCAGGATTGGCATTTCGTCAACGTCAGGGACATTCATCTGGGCAAAGCCCAAAATGGGGCGATGACTCCGGGCAATGATCAGCGAACGGTGACCACCTTCGCGATCATCGCCCTGCTGATCCTGGGCATGGCAATCGTCAATTTCACGAACCTGGCCACGGCGCGCGCCAGCCAGCGGGCTCGCGAGGTCGCCCTGCGCAAGGTACTTGGCGCCAATCGCAAGCAGCTCGTCCTTCAATTCGTCGGCGAGGCGATGCTGATCAGCGCCGTATCGATGCTGGTTGGCCTGGCGCTGGTCGAGTTGCTGGTGCGTCCCTTCGCCGCCTTCCTCGATGCCGATCTGGAGTTCAGCTATTTTGGCGCTGGCGGCATCCTCTTGCCCGCGATCGGCATCACGCTGCTCGTCGGTTTCGCCAGCGGCCTTTATCCCGCATTCTTCCTCTCGCGGTTTCAGCCGGCCCATGTGCTCAAGGCCAATCGCTCGGCCGCCGAGACGCCGGGCTCGGGCCGCCTGCGGACGGCGCTCGTCGTGGCCCAGTTCGCGGTGTCGATCGGCCTGATCGTTTGCACCGCGGTGGTCTACGCGCAGACCGTCTATGCCCGTTCGGCCGATCCCGGCTACAAGCGCGACCACATCCTCCAGGTCGACAATATCAATCGGCGGCAGCTGGCTTCTCGCGGGGAGATGATCGTCGACCAGATGAAGAGTGTCCCCGGCGTGGTAGCCGTTGGCCGCACCGGCATCGGCGTTTCAACCGGCAACAACATCAATACCGGAGTGGTCCCGCCCGGCGCGACCGAAACGGTGGATATTGGCAGCTATGAGGTTGACGAGGGTTTCTTCGACGCCATGGGCCTGTCGCTGAAAGCCGGACGCTGGTTCGATCCGAACCGTCCGGCCGACGACCAGACGGTGCCGTTCCCAAGTGATCCGGCGGCAGAGAAACTGGTTGCCGCGCGTGGCGTCAACGTTGTCCTCAACGAGCTTGCCGTTAAGCGGCTGGGGTTCAAATCGACCCGCGACGCGATCGGCAAGACATTCCGAGCCGAAATCTTTTCGGATGGAGTGCCCGCGACCGACCTTTCCGTCATCGGCGTGGTCGGCGACACTCAATTCCGGTCGGTACGGGACCCGGTTCAACCGATCATGTTTGGCAACGTCAACAGCGGGCCCGGCTGGATGATCATTCGATACAATGGCGACCCTCAATCTGTCCGGGCAGCGGTCGAACAGAAATGGAAACAGATCGCATCCGAAGTTCCGTTCGATGCCAAGTTCAGCGAAGACATCGTCAGCAATCTTTACGAGGCCGAGGATGCACGGGCGCAGATTTTCGCGGCCTTTTCGCTGCTGGCGGTGTTCATCGGCTGCCTCGGCCTGTTCGGCCTGGCTGCCTTTACTGCCGAGCGGCGCACCAAGGAGATCGGCATCCGCAAGGTGTTGGGCGCGCGGACCCGCGACATCGTCCGGCTGCTGGTCTGGCAATTCAGCCGACCGGTGATCGTCGCAAACCTAATTGCCTGGCCGGTTGCCTGGTGGGTCATGCGCGACTGGCTCAATGGCTTCGACCAGCGGATTACGCTCGGCCCGACGCCGTTCATCACTGCAGCCCTGATTGCCCTGACGATCGCGATCGTCACGGTGGTCGGCCACGCTTTCAAGGTGGCCAGGGCCAATCCGATCCACGCGCTCCGTTACGAGTGA
- a CDS encoding ABC transporter ATP-binding protein, with amino-acid sequence MLTMTGLTKTYRTDSVETTALDAIDLDIADGEFVAIMGPSGCGKSTLLNVMGMLDSPSAGSYVFNGHEVAGLTESQLADTRKSNIGFIFQSFNLVDELTVRENVELALLYHNIPGGERKSRVDRVLDKVGIAHRAKHRPTQLSGGQQQRVAVARALVGQPKLILADEPTGNLDTAHGEEVMRMLRQLNQEGSTIVMVTHSPAHADFASRVVNMLDGRILQERRRAA; translated from the coding sequence ATGCTTACCATGACTGGCCTGACCAAGACCTACCGCACCGATTCCGTGGAAACGACGGCACTCGATGCGATCGACCTGGACATCGCCGATGGCGAGTTTGTCGCGATCATGGGCCCATCGGGCTGCGGCAAGTCGACTTTGCTCAATGTGATGGGAATGCTCGATAGCCCAAGTGCCGGATCCTATGTGTTCAACGGCCATGAAGTGGCCGGGCTCACCGAATCCCAGTTGGCCGACACCCGCAAGAGCAACATCGGCTTCATCTTCCAGAGCTTTAACCTGGTCGACGAGCTGACGGTTCGTGAGAATGTCGAGCTGGCCTTGCTCTACCACAATATCCCGGGCGGCGAGCGCAAGTCGCGGGTCGACCGGGTGCTCGACAAGGTCGGCATCGCCCACCGCGCCAAGCACCGCCCAACCCAATTATCGGGCGGCCAGCAACAGCGCGTTGCCGTTGCTCGGGCGCTGGTCGGGCAGCCCAAGCTGATCTTGGCCGACGAGCCAACCGGCAACCTCGATACCGCTCATGGTGAAGAAGTGATGCGCATGTTGCGGCAGCTGAACCAGGAGGGCTCGACGATCGTCATGGTGACCCACTCGCCGGCTCATGCCGATTTCGCGAGCCGGGTGGTCAACATGCTCGACGGACGGATCCTGCAGGAACGGCGGCGTGCGGCCTGA
- a CDS encoding protein-L-isoaspartate O-methyltransferase family protein yields the protein MQDFGLARRAMVDNQLRPEGVTDRGVLAAMSSVERERFVPAEARALAYFDRSLKVAPGRSMMPPAALGKLLTELAPKAGQRALIVGSGTGYSAALLRSIGLDVVALESDASLAAAANGAGVETTVGDLHKGWAKSEPYDLILIDGAVEEVPGAFAKQLREGGLLAGAVVDNGISRLVVGRASGGTLGLRTIADAEVEQLPGFERPRAFTF from the coding sequence ATGCAAGATTTCGGCCTGGCCCGTCGGGCGATGGTTGACAATCAGCTCCGCCCCGAGGGGGTAACCGACCGCGGCGTGCTGGCGGCGATGAGCAGTGTCGAGCGCGAGCGCTTCGTGCCCGCCGAGGCGCGCGCGCTGGCCTATTTCGACCGGTCGCTGAAGGTAGCACCGGGTCGGTCGATGATGCCGCCGGCGGCGCTGGGCAAGCTGCTGACCGAGCTCGCGCCCAAGGCCGGGCAGCGCGCGCTGATCGTGGGTTCGGGCACCGGCTATTCGGCCGCCTTGCTCCGCTCGATCGGCCTCGACGTAGTGGCGCTGGAATCCGATGCATCCTTGGCCGCGGCCGCGAACGGGGCAGGGGTCGAAACGACCGTCGGCGATCTCCACAAGGGCTGGGCCAAGTCGGAGCCCTATGACCTGATATTGATTGACGGCGCAGTCGAAGAGGTTCCTGGCGCCTTTGCCAAGCAGTTGCGCGAAGGCGGGCTACTGGCCGGTGCGGTCGTCGACAATGGCATTTCGCGCCTGGTCGTCGGCCGCGCGTCGGGCGGCACGCTCGGCTTAAGGACTATTGCAGACGCGGAAGTCGAACAGCTTCCCGGATTCGAACGGCCACGGGCCTTTACATTCTGA
- a CDS encoding alpha/beta hydrolase family protein: MIKRILLAASVAAAAISATPAIARPMTATDMQSMRRLTSPSVSPDGRYAIFALSTTDLAANKRNNVVHILDLKAKGAAPQPLAGAAQGAHDAVFGADGAIWYLAPVGGQDQLFRMVVGGQSTQLSNLKGDISGFKVSANGSRLIVWADRDLKCSDFACEDVKKVEQGGSAREYDQLFIRHWDTWAEPGVRSRIFSFPIEGGRISGAGVPVTGALVGDSPSKPFGGGEEVDISPDGKTVYFALREAGRIEANSTNLDIFSGPADGSAQPTNLTADNDGTDNLPTLSPDGTRLAYFSMARPGYEADRQVLKVRNLATGQVQALTQNWDRSVGSIAWAKDGKSILITAEDTLEQPVWRVDAATGKVTRLTAGGHAGNVAPLAGGGAVYTSNSVMAPDDLFRVDAKGKVTQLTDVNRALLADLDPVSFKKFSFKGANNDTVWGFTLKPAGPQYAAAKLPIAFVVHGGPQGSFSNSWSYRWNPRVFSGPGYGVVSVDFHGSTGYGQAFTDAITNNWGGWPLEDLQKGLAFAASQDAQLDADNACALGASYGGYMMNWIAGQWPDGFKCLVQHDGVFDARAMAYETEELWFDEWEHGKKAYFEDPAAFERWNPVNHVAKWKTPMLVITGEKDFRIPYTQGIAAFTALQRRDIPSKLIVWPDENHWVLKPNNSIRWYSEVFDWMGKYLAK, from the coding sequence ATGATCAAGCGCATCCTGCTCGCCGCCAGCGTCGCGGCCGCCGCCATTTCCGCAACTCCCGCAATCGCCCGGCCGATGACCGCCACCGACATGCAGTCGATGCGGCGATTGACCTCGCCGAGCGTCTCGCCCGACGGTCGCTACGCGATTTTCGCGCTGTCGACGACCGACCTTGCGGCCAACAAGCGCAACAATGTCGTCCACATCCTCGATTTAAAGGCCAAGGGCGCGGCTCCGCAGCCGCTCGCGGGTGCAGCGCAGGGCGCGCATGACGCCGTGTTCGGCGCCGACGGCGCGATCTGGTACCTCGCACCGGTCGGCGGCCAGGACCAGCTGTTCCGCATGGTCGTGGGCGGTCAGTCCACTCAACTTTCCAACCTCAAGGGCGACATCAGCGGTTTCAAGGTCAGCGCCAATGGCAGCCGGCTGATCGTCTGGGCCGACCGCGACCTTAAATGCTCCGATTTCGCCTGTGAGGACGTCAAGAAGGTTGAGCAGGGCGGCTCGGCCCGCGAATATGACCAGCTTTTCATCCGCCACTGGGACACCTGGGCCGAGCCCGGCGTGCGGAGCCGCATTTTCAGCTTCCCGATCGAGGGCGGCCGGATAAGCGGGGCCGGCGTGCCGGTGACCGGCGCGCTGGTCGGCGACAGCCCGTCCAAGCCGTTCGGCGGCGGCGAGGAAGTCGATATCTCGCCCGACGGCAAGACCGTCTATTTCGCCCTTCGCGAGGCCGGACGGATCGAGGCGAATTCGACCAATCTCGACATTTTCTCAGGCCCCGCGGACGGATCGGCCCAGCCGACCAACCTCACCGCCGACAATGACGGTACCGACAACCTGCCAACGCTATCGCCGGACGGCACAAGGCTGGCATATTTCTCCATGGCCCGCCCCGGCTATGAGGCCGACCGCCAGGTGCTGAAGGTGCGTAATCTCGCCACCGGCCAGGTCCAGGCACTGACCCAGAATTGGGATCGCTCGGTCGGGTCGATCGCCTGGGCGAAGGACGGCAAATCGATCCTGATCACCGCCGAGGACACGCTCGAGCAGCCGGTATGGCGGGTCGATGCGGCGACCGGCAAGGTGACCAGGCTGACTGCCGGGGGCCACGCCGGAAACGTCGCTCCCCTGGCAGGCGGCGGGGCAGTCTATACTTCGAACAGCGTGATGGCGCCGGACGACCTGTTCCGGGTCGATGCCAAGGGCAAGGTGACGCAGCTCACCGACGTCAATCGCGCGTTGCTGGCCGATCTCGATCCGGTCAGCTTCAAGAAGTTCAGCTTCAAGGGCGCCAACAATGACACGGTGTGGGGCTTCACCTTGAAGCCGGCCGGTCCGCAATATGCCGCGGCCAAGCTGCCGATCGCCTTCGTCGTCCATGGCGGGCCGCAGGGCAGCTTCAGCAACAGCTGGTCGTATCGCTGGAACCCGCGGGTCTTTTCCGGCCCGGGTTATGGCGTGGTCAGCGTCGATTTCCATGGCTCGACCGGTTACGGTCAGGCCTTCACCGACGCGATCACCAACAATTGGGGCGGCTGGCCGCTGGAGGACCTGCAGAAGGGCCTGGCATTTGCCGCGTCGCAGGATGCGCAGCTCGACGCCGACAATGCCTGCGCGCTTGGGGCCAGCTATGGCGGCTACATGATGAACTGGATCGCCGGGCAATGGCCCGACGGGTTCAAGTGCCTGGTCCAGCATGACGGCGTGTTCGACGCCCGCGCCATGGCCTATGAGACCGAGGAGCTATGGTTCGACGAATGGGAGCATGGCAAAAAGGCCTATTTTGAAGACCCGGCCGCGTTCGAGCGCTGGAACCCGGTCAACCATGTCGCCAAGTGGAAGACGCCGATGCTGGTGATTACCGGCGAGAAGGACTTCCGCATCCCCTACACCCAGGGCATCGCCGCTTTCACCGCGCTCCAGCGCCGCGACATTCCCTCGAAGCTGATCGTGTGGCCGGACGAGAACCATTGGGTGCTGAAGCCCAACAACTCGATCCGCTGGTACAGCGAAGTGTTCGACTGGATGGGCAAGTATCTGGCAAAATAG